In Streptomyces sp. NBC_00414, a single window of DNA contains:
- a CDS encoding nucleotide pyrophosphatase/phosphodiesterase family protein, producing the protein MTEPATAARPSSPTPLLVLDVVGLTPRLLDHMPHLKSLAQSGSRAHLGTVLPAVTCAAQSTFLTGAHPSEHGIVGNGWYFRDLGDVLLWRQHNGLVSGDKIWDAARRVHPGYTVANICWWYAMGADTDITITPRPVYYADGRKEPDCYTRPPALHDELTEKFGTFPLFHFWGPGADLVSSQWIIDATRHVIATRHPELTLCYLPHLDYDLQRFGPDDPRSLKAAADLDAAMAPLLDDARAEGRTVVALSEYGITRADRPVDINRALRRAGLLEVHTQDGMEYLDPMTSRAFAVADHQIAHVYVRRPEDMEATRAALADLPGIEQLLDDEGKKTHHLDHPRSGELVAVAEPDAWFTYYYWLDDARAPDFAQLVEIHRKPGYDPVELFMDPLDPYVKVKAAGALARKKLGMRYRMAVVPLDPSPIRGSHGRLPLSDDEGPLIICSTPRAVGDRVAATDVKSLLLDLAGLG; encoded by the coding sequence CTGACGGAGCCGGCCACCGCCGCGCGCCCGTCGTCCCCCACCCCGCTCCTCGTCCTGGACGTCGTCGGCCTCACCCCCCGTCTCCTCGACCACATGCCACACCTCAAGTCCCTCGCCCAGTCCGGCTCACGGGCCCACCTCGGGACCGTTCTGCCCGCCGTCACCTGCGCCGCCCAGTCCACGTTCCTGACCGGCGCCCACCCCTCCGAGCACGGCATCGTCGGCAACGGTTGGTACTTCCGCGACCTCGGCGACGTCCTCCTGTGGCGCCAGCACAACGGCCTGGTGTCCGGCGACAAGATCTGGGACGCCGCCCGGCGCGTCCACCCCGGCTACACGGTCGCCAACATCTGCTGGTGGTACGCCATGGGCGCCGACACCGACATCACCATCACCCCCCGTCCGGTCTACTACGCCGACGGCCGCAAGGAACCCGACTGCTACACCCGGCCCCCGGCCCTGCACGACGAACTCACCGAAAAATTCGGCACGTTCCCGCTCTTCCACTTCTGGGGTCCCGGCGCCGACCTCGTCTCCAGCCAGTGGATCATCGACGCCACCCGGCACGTCATCGCCACCCGGCACCCTGAGCTGACCCTCTGCTACCTCCCTCATCTCGACTACGACCTGCAGCGCTTCGGCCCCGACGACCCGCGCTCCCTGAAGGCGGCCGCCGACCTGGACGCCGCCATGGCCCCACTGCTCGACGACGCCCGCGCGGAGGGCCGTACGGTCGTCGCCCTGTCCGAGTACGGCATCACCCGCGCGGACCGCCCCGTCGACATCAACCGCGCACTGCGCCGCGCCGGACTCCTTGAGGTGCACACCCAGGACGGCATGGAGTACCTCGACCCGATGACCTCACGGGCCTTCGCCGTCGCCGACCACCAGATCGCCCATGTCTACGTCCGCCGACCCGAGGACATGGAGGCAACCAGGGCCGCGCTCGCCGACCTGCCCGGCATCGAGCAACTCCTCGACGACGAGGGCAAGAAGACCCATCACCTCGACCATCCCCGCTCCGGCGAACTCGTCGCCGTCGCGGAGCCGGACGCCTGGTTCACGTACTACTACTGGCTCGACGACGCCCGCGCGCCCGACTTCGCGCAGCTCGTCGAGATCCATCGCAAACCCGGCTACGACCCGGTCGAGCTCTTCATGGATCCGCTCGACCCGTACGTCAAGGTCAAGGCTGCGGGCGCGCTGGCCCGCAAGAAGCTCGGCATGCGCTACCGCATGGCGGTCGTGCCCCTCGATCCCTCACCTATCCGAGGCAGCCACGGCCGCCTCCCGCTGAGCGACGACGAAGGTCCGCTCATCATCTGCTCCACCCCCCGCGCTGTCGGCGACCGCGTCGCGGCCACCGATGTGAAATCCCTGTTGCTCGACCTGGCCGGCCTCGGGTGA